In Bacillus spongiae, the genomic window GTTCTGCCCACCAAAATTTCTTTGTCCAAGTTGCTACTTTTTCCGTGCTTGATTGGGGGAGTCGTGACAATGCAAGATAACTGGCAAGGAACATGGCGGATGAAAAAGCATATATGAAATGCATTGGACTTATTAACAGGAATAAGGACGTTGCACCTGGTGCAATAAAACTCATCAATCGAATCGTTCCATCAAGTAAGCCATTCGCATCTATCAGTTCTTCCTCATTACAAATTTCCGGTAGAAGTGAAAAAGATAGACTAGCGTAAATAGGCTGCATTAAACCTAATAAGCATTGTAAAACAATTAACCCTAATATAATTCCTAAATCGGAACCAATAATATAACCAACTAATGGAAGTAGATAGGCACTTGCTCGAATTAATTGTATGTTTTTAAGCATTTTTTCCTTTACAACATGGTTTAGAAAGGGAGCACTAACGCCCTGCAAAACTAAAGAAGGAATAAAATAAACAAGCCAAAGTGCTCCCATCCATTCCTTTGATCCCGTTAATTCAAAAAGCAACAATCCATTAATGATTCCCCCAGCTGCTCCACCAAATTCAGAAATGATTTCACCTGTCCAAAGTGCTTTAAATGATTTAGAGAATCTTTTCATATCTTCACTCCAAGATAGTTCGTTAGCCTGTCAGAGAATGAATGAACTTGGCGTAGGTTCACTGAATAAACCCCTTTCTCAACCTGAATAAACTTTGCAGCTTTTAATAATGAGAGCTGATGATGAAGTGTAGTTTTAGAAATATTAAACATTAGGCTCAAATCTTGAAGTGATAAAGGTCCCTTTAATAATTGATAAAGCAATTTTAATCGAAGCTCATCCCCAAGTGCTTTATGACCACGAACCAATTCCGTTGAAGGCACACCGGGAGCTACTAAATACTCTTCCTTTATAGGATAAAAAAAGAGCTTCGTGTCAGGTGTTCGCTTTTCTAGTAACCATGGTCGGTATGATACATGTGGAATCATTTTGACGGTCCAAACAGATGGTTCAGGGAGATAGTTAACTCCACCCGTGACTTTCTCAATTTCTTCAATTGGTTTTGTTTTATCCAATACACTGTTTTGTTTTTGTTCAAATGTAAGAGCTTGAGTCCACTTTTCCCAGTCTTGCTGTTGACTTATCCAGTTGTAGTATTCTTTTATGACACTGTTGAAGAGGTCACATATTCTTTGATAGGAAAAATGACCAAGATTACGGATATATCCTCCTAGAAACTCGTGGTTTTCAAAATATGTAGAGTATTTTTCAAATGATTGACTTTGATCATGTTGATAGGCTGTTTCTTTCCTAATTGGCTCGATTTCTCTGCTTTTATAGGGTAGTAGTGTTTCATAAAATGAATCAACTGACAGATTTGTCAGTCCGTTCGAAAATTCTTGAACGGATGAAGCCGAAAGTTTGTTTTGAAGCATAATTAACCCATACCAAAAATTAGTTTCTGTTATTTCTTTTAGATGCTCTACTAAAGTAGGAGACATGGAGTCCTTGTTTAATGACCATTCTTGATCCATATCAAAGGTGTGTCTTAATTGTTCATGCGTATACCCTGCAATGCCAAGAACCACCTCCCAAATCGGCATCCATTCTACTTTCAAGGTTATCGTTTCAGTTGTGTCGGGGGAAGAAAATGATTTCAAATGTAGAACCTCCTCTAAATATAGTACGTTATCAATTCTAATATATTCGAATTAATTATTCAATATTATTAGAATTATTATAGAAGGGAATATATTTGATCCTACTTACTATGCTGCATAAATCAGAATTACATAAAGACTTTTACTTTTTTTTGGTACGTTTGTCCTTTAGTTCTGTTTTTTAATATGACTGAAAAGGGAATAGGAAGGACCTATTGAGTACATTAGATTAGAGGTTTAGCATTTGATAGGCTAGTTAAGAAAGGGATGATCACTAGTTGTAAGAAATTAAGTTTAGAACTGAAAAAGAGCAATAAAAAAGACCACTTCATTGTGGTCTTCGACAGGTACATCTTTATGAGGGGATGGTACCGTTCAACTTTCTAATCATGCGTTCTAATTGGATGGTACCAGGAGTAATTAAAGCTTGCTTACTTTTTTGGTCTTATGGAACTGATGAAAAAATGTTAGCTCAAAAAGTAGAAAACCGATAAATAAGC contains:
- a CDS encoding MFS transporter, which produces MKRFSKSFKALWTGEIISEFGGAAGGIINGLLLFELTGSKEWMGALWLVYFIPSLVLQGVSAPFLNHVVKEKMLKNIQLIRASAYLLPLVGYIIGSDLGIILGLIVLQCLLGLMQPIYASLSFSLLPEICNEEELIDANGLLDGTIRLMSFIAPGATSLFLLISPMHFIYAFSSAMFLASYLALSRLPQSSTEKVATWTKKFWWAELKEGYRTLFKYPHLLRLTILSSTVQFAVGATLVLSVPFIRGDLNGQPWEYAIFSGAFPVGYALGMVLLTRVPKTYQTMYLGLIGGGLSFVLLFLVQSIPFAWLCELFGGMLFPLFNAQSAGIFQREAPRDRLTQLSSVRLLFLRVTMPLGILFASSSFLELSTRQLYLLVGMAIILPGLYYFFSSLSKSEIHFLTDRNQKTS
- a CDS encoding ArsR family transcriptional regulator; translated protein: MKSFSSPDTTETITLKVEWMPIWEVVLGIAGYTHEQLRHTFDMDQEWSLNKDSMSPTLVEHLKEITETNFWYGLIMLQNKLSASSVQEFSNGLTNLSVDSFYETLLPYKSREIEPIRKETAYQHDQSQSFEKYSTYFENHEFLGGYIRNLGHFSYQRICDLFNSVIKEYYNWISQQQDWEKWTQALTFEQKQNSVLDKTKPIEEIEKVTGGVNYLPEPSVWTVKMIPHVSYRPWLLEKRTPDTKLFFYPIKEEYLVAPGVPSTELVRGHKALGDELRLKLLYQLLKGPLSLQDLSLMFNISKTTLHHQLSLLKAAKFIQVEKGVYSVNLRQVHSFSDRLTNYLGVKI